The following proteins are encoded in a genomic region of Kosakonia oryzae:
- the arcC gene encoding carbamate kinase has product MERKPTLVVALGGNALLKRGEPLEANIQRQNIDLAARTIAGLTAQWRVVLVHGNGPQVGLLALQNSAYDKVTPYPLDILGAESQGMIGYMLQQSLKNILPQREVSVLLTQVEVDPADPAFSNPTKYIGPVYSEAQAHALQQEKGWVFKVDGHYFRRVVPSPQPKRIVESDAISALINRDHLVICNGGGGVPVVENANGYHGIEAVIDKDLSAALLARQIEADALLILTDADAVYLDWGKPTQRPLAQVTPEMLQGMQFDAGSMGPKVAACRQFVEACNGIAGIGALVDGPAILAGDKGTLIRH; this is encoded by the coding sequence ATGGAAAGAAAACCTACGCTGGTTGTCGCGCTCGGCGGCAACGCACTGCTGAAACGCGGTGAACCGCTGGAAGCGAACATTCAGCGCCAGAACATTGATCTTGCCGCGCGCACCATTGCCGGGCTGACCGCGCAGTGGCGCGTGGTGCTGGTACACGGCAACGGGCCGCAGGTTGGTCTGTTGGCGCTGCAAAACAGCGCTTACGACAAAGTCACGCCCTACCCGCTCGACATTCTTGGCGCCGAAAGCCAGGGGATGATCGGCTACATGCTGCAACAGTCTCTGAAAAACATCCTGCCGCAGCGCGAGGTAAGCGTACTGCTCACCCAGGTGGAAGTGGACCCGGCCGACCCGGCATTCAGCAACCCCACCAAATACATCGGCCCGGTTTACAGCGAAGCGCAAGCCCATGCGCTGCAGCAGGAAAAAGGCTGGGTCTTTAAGGTAGATGGCCACTACTTCCGCCGCGTGGTTCCCTCCCCACAGCCCAAACGCATTGTCGAGAGCGATGCCATCAGTGCGCTGATAAACCGCGATCACCTGGTCATTTGCAATGGCGGAGGCGGCGTACCGGTAGTGGAAAACGCCAACGGCTACCACGGCATTGAAGCGGTGATCGACAAAGACCTCTCGGCGGCGCTGCTGGCACGGCAAATCGAAGCGGACGCTCTGCTGATCCTCACCGATGCCGACGCGGTGTACCTCGACTGGGGCAAACCCACGCAGCGCCCGCTGGCGCAGGTAACCCCGGAAATGTTGCAAGGGATGCAGTTCGACGCGGGCTCGATGGGGCCGAAAGTCGCCGCCTGCCGCCAGTTTGTCGAGGCCTGCAACGGCATCGCGGGTATTGGCGCACTGGTGGATGGCCCGGCCATTCTCGCCGGGGATAAAGGCACCTTAATTCGTCACTGA
- the ridA gene encoding 2-iminobutanoate/2-iminopropanoate deaminase encodes MTKVIATENAPAAIGPYVQAVDLGNMILTSGQIPVDPKTGSVPEDVAAQARQSLDNVKAIVEAAGLKVGDIVKTTVFVKDLNDFATVNATYEAFFAEHNATFPARSCVEVARLPKDVKIEIEAIAVRR; translated from the coding sequence ATGACTAAAGTTATCGCGACGGAAAATGCGCCAGCTGCCATCGGCCCTTATGTGCAGGCTGTTGATCTCGGCAATATGATCCTCACCTCCGGCCAGATCCCGGTCGATCCGAAAACCGGTAGCGTGCCGGAAGATGTCGCTGCGCAGGCGCGCCAGTCTCTCGACAACGTGAAAGCGATCGTCGAAGCCGCTGGCCTGAAAGTGGGCGACATTGTGAAAACTACCGTGTTCGTGAAAGATCTGAACGATTTCGCCACCGTTAACGCCACTTACGAAGCCTTTTTCGCTGAGCATAACGCCACCTTCCCGGCGCGTTCCTGCGTGGAAGTCGCGCGCCTGCCGAAAGATGTGAAAATCGAGATCGAAGCGATCGCCGTACGTCGCTAA
- the pyrB gene encoding aspartate carbamoyltransferase has protein sequence MANPLYQKHIISINDLSREELELVLNTAARLKANPQPELLKHKVIASCFFEASTRTRLSFETSMHRLGASVVGFSDSSNTSLGKKGETLADTISVISTYVDAIVMRHPQEGAARLATEFSGGIPVLNAGDGANQHPTQTLLDLFTIQETQGRLENLHIAMVGDLKYGRTVHSLAQALAKFSGNRFYFIAPDALAMPQYILDMLDEKGMAWSVHASIEEVMAEVDILYMTRVQKERLDPSEYANVKAQFVLRASDLAGARSNMKVLHPLPRVDEITTDVDKTPHAWYFQQAGNGIFARQALLALVLNRDLAL, from the coding sequence ATGGCTAATCCGCTATATCAGAAACATATCATTTCCATAAACGATCTCAGCCGCGAAGAACTGGAACTGGTGCTTAACACCGCTGCACGACTGAAGGCCAACCCCCAGCCAGAGCTGCTCAAGCATAAAGTGATCGCCAGTTGCTTCTTTGAAGCCTCTACCCGTACGCGTCTGTCATTTGAAACCTCCATGCACCGTCTCGGCGCGAGCGTGGTTGGCTTTTCCGACAGCAGCAACACCTCGCTGGGTAAGAAGGGCGAAACGCTGGCAGACACCATTTCGGTTATCAGCACCTATGTGGATGCCATCGTGATGCGCCACCCGCAGGAGGGCGCGGCGCGTCTGGCGACCGAATTTTCCGGCGGTATTCCGGTGCTGAACGCTGGTGACGGTGCCAACCAACATCCGACGCAAACGCTGCTCGATCTCTTCACCATCCAGGAGACACAAGGACGCCTTGAAAACCTGCATATCGCCATGGTCGGCGACCTGAAATATGGCCGCACCGTGCATTCACTGGCGCAGGCGCTGGCAAAATTCAGCGGCAACCGCTTCTACTTCATCGCCCCGGATGCGCTGGCAATGCCGCAGTACATTCTGGATATGCTCGACGAGAAAGGCATGGCCTGGAGCGTGCACGCCAGCATCGAAGAGGTGATGGCGGAAGTGGATATTCTTTATATGACCCGCGTACAGAAAGAGCGTCTGGACCCGTCGGAATACGCCAACGTCAAAGCGCAATTTGTTTTACGCGCCAGCGATCTGGCCGGCGCACGCAGCAATATGAAGGTGCTGCATCCGCTGCCGCGCGTTGATGAGATCACCACTGACGTTGATAAAACGCCGCACGCCTGGTATTTCCAGCAGGCCGGCAACGGTATTTTCGCCCGCCAGGCTCTGCTGGCGCTGGTTCTCAATCGCGATTTGGCTCTGTAA
- the pyrI gene encoding aspartate carbamoyltransferase regulatory subunit yields the protein MTHDNKLQVEAIKRGTVIDHIPARVGFKLLTLFKLTETDQRITIGLNLPSGEMGRKDLIKIENTFLTDEQVNQLALYAPQATVNRIDEYEVVGKSRPSLPERITGVLVCPNSNCISHAEPVASSFAVKQREQDIALKCKYCEKEFSHHVVLAN from the coding sequence ATGACACACGATAATAAACTTCAGGTCGAAGCCATTAAACGCGGCACCGTGATTGACCACATCCCTGCCCGCGTCGGGTTCAAGCTGCTGACGCTGTTCAAACTGACGGAAACTGACCAGCGCATCACCATCGGCCTTAACCTGCCGTCCGGCGAAATGGGCCGCAAGGATTTGATCAAAATCGAGAACACATTTCTCACCGATGAGCAGGTCAACCAGCTTGCGCTGTATGCGCCGCAGGCCACCGTTAACCGGATTGATGAATATGAAGTCGTGGGCAAATCACGCCCGAGCCTGCCGGAACGCATCACTGGCGTGCTGGTGTGTCCGAACAGCAACTGCATCAGCCATGCCGAGCCGGTCGCTTCCAGCTTTGCGGTGAAACAACGCGAGCAGGATATTGCGCTGAAGTGCAAATATTGCGAGAAAGAGTTCTCGCATCACGTCGTGCTGGCCAATTAA
- the treR gene encoding trehalose operon repressor TreR: MQNRLTIKDIARLSGVGKSTVSRVLNNESGVSQRTREKVEAIVNQHGFSPSRSARAMRGQSDKVVAIIVSRLDSLSENLAVQTMLPAFYEQGYDPIMMESQFSPELVGEHLQMLSHRNIDGVVLFGFTGITEELLASWQSSLVLLARDANGFSSVCYDDEGAIELLMEKLYAQGHRHISFIGVPHSDVTTGKRRHDAYLACCQQYQLEPLSVLPGLAMKQGYDHVAEVLTPQTTALLCATDTLALGASKYLQQQRIENLQLASVGNTPLMKFLHPEIVTVDPGYAQAGRQAAAQLIEQVNGRADLRQIVIPAKLA; encoded by the coding sequence ATGCAAAACCGGCTGACAATCAAAGACATTGCGCGTTTAAGCGGAGTGGGGAAATCCACCGTTTCCCGCGTGCTGAATAATGAAAGCGGCGTAAGCCAGCGGACGCGCGAAAAAGTGGAGGCCATCGTCAATCAACACGGCTTCTCCCCTTCCCGTTCCGCACGTGCCATGCGCGGGCAAAGCGACAAAGTGGTGGCGATTATCGTCTCGCGTCTCGATTCCCTGTCGGAAAACCTTGCGGTGCAGACCATGCTTCCCGCCTTCTACGAACAGGGTTACGACCCAATCATGATGGAGAGCCAGTTTTCGCCGGAACTGGTCGGCGAGCATTTGCAGATGCTGAGCCACCGCAATATCGACGGCGTCGTGCTGTTTGGTTTTACCGGCATTACCGAAGAGCTGCTGGCCTCCTGGCAGTCGTCGTTGGTGCTGCTGGCGCGCGATGCGAACGGTTTTTCTTCGGTTTGTTATGACGACGAGGGCGCCATAGAATTATTGATGGAAAAACTCTACGCTCAGGGCCATCGCCATATCAGCTTTATCGGCGTGCCGCACAGCGATGTCACGACCGGCAAACGCCGCCACGATGCTTATCTGGCATGCTGCCAGCAATACCAGCTTGAACCACTCTCCGTGTTGCCAGGTCTTGCCATGAAGCAGGGTTACGACCACGTTGCTGAAGTGCTGACGCCACAAACCACCGCGCTACTGTGCGCTACCGATACGCTGGCGCTGGGTGCCAGCAAATATTTGCAGCAACAGCGCATCGAAAACCTGCAGCTTGCAAGCGTAGGTAATACGCCATTGATGAAGTTCCTGCATCCGGAAATTGTTACCGTCGATCCCGGCTATGCTCAGGCTGGCCGCCAGGCCGCTGCCCAGTTAATAGAACAAGTTAATGGTCGCGCTGATTTACGGCAAATTGTGATCCCCGCCAAACTCGCCTGA
- the mgtL gene encoding mgtA regulatory leader peptide MgtL → MIPPRNTTNAILTLTGGQMDPDPTPLPRWRTVSR, encoded by the coding sequence ATGATACCGCCACGTAATACTACGAATGCAATTCTTACCCTTACCGGAGGCCAGATGGATCCCGATCCCACACCTCTCCCGCGATGGAGAACTGTTTCCCGGTAA
- a CDS encoding YfcC family protein, with translation MGKFKFPSAYTILFVLIAIVAALSWIIPAGQYHMAMNPALGKEVPVAGTYAHVASQPQGLIAVIMAPISGLYDPDSGQAGAIDVALFILIIGGFLGIVTKTGAIDAGIERVTTRLRGHEEWMIPILMALFAAGGTIYGMAEESLPFYTLLVPVMLAARFDPVVAASTVLLGAGIGTLGSTINPFATVIAANAAGIPFTHGIALRLALLVIGWVICVGWVMHYARKIRANPALSIVADKQEEDRAFFLGHKSEEILEFTPLRKLILVIFALAFVVMIYGVAVLGWWMAQISAVFLASAIIVGLIARMSEEELTSTFINGARDLLGVALIIGIARGIVVIMDKGMITHTILHSAEDMVSGLSTVAFINVMYWLEVVLSFLVPSSSGLAVLTMPIMAPLADFANVNRDLVVTAYQSASGIVNLVTPTSAVVMGGLAIAHVPYVRYLKWVAPLLAILTVVIMAALSLGALL, from the coding sequence ATGGGCAAGTTCAAATTCCCTTCCGCTTACACCATTCTCTTTGTGTTGATTGCCATTGTCGCCGCGCTCAGTTGGATCATTCCTGCGGGTCAGTATCATATGGCGATGAACCCCGCGCTCGGCAAAGAGGTGCCCGTTGCCGGCACCTATGCGCATGTTGCCTCGCAACCGCAGGGGCTTATCGCAGTGATCATGGCACCGATTAGCGGTCTGTACGATCCGGATAGCGGCCAGGCAGGCGCTATCGACGTGGCGCTGTTTATTCTGATCATCGGCGGCTTTCTGGGCATCGTCACCAAAACAGGCGCCATCGACGCCGGGATCGAGCGCGTCACTACGCGTTTACGCGGCCACGAAGAGTGGATGATCCCGATCCTGATGGCGCTGTTTGCCGCTGGCGGCACCATCTATGGCATGGCCGAAGAGTCATTGCCGTTTTATACCCTGCTGGTTCCCGTTATGCTCGCCGCCCGTTTTGATCCGGTCGTCGCCGCATCCACCGTTCTGCTCGGCGCGGGGATCGGCACGCTCGGATCAACCATCAACCCGTTTGCTACAGTGATCGCCGCTAACGCCGCCGGGATCCCGTTTACCCACGGCATCGCCCTGCGTTTAGCGCTGCTGGTCATCGGTTGGGTGATTTGTGTCGGCTGGGTCATGCACTATGCCCGCAAAATCCGCGCGAACCCTGCACTGTCGATCGTCGCAGATAAGCAGGAAGAGGATCGGGCCTTCTTCCTTGGGCATAAGTCAGAAGAGATCCTCGAATTTACGCCGCTTCGTAAGCTGATCCTGGTGATTTTCGCGCTGGCCTTTGTGGTGATGATTTATGGCGTCGCCGTGCTGGGCTGGTGGATGGCGCAGATCTCGGCGGTTTTCCTGGCGAGCGCGATTATCGTTGGTCTGATCGCCCGTATGAGCGAAGAGGAACTGACGTCAACATTTATCAACGGCGCACGGGATCTGCTGGGCGTAGCGCTGATTATTGGAATTGCCCGCGGTATCGTAGTAATCATGGATAAGGGTATGATTACTCATACTATTTTGCACAGTGCCGAAGACATGGTCAGCGGGTTATCCACCGTCGCGTTTATTAACGTTATGTACTGGCTGGAAGTGGTGTTGTCGTTTCTCGTGCCCTCTTCTTCCGGCCTTGCGGTTCTGACGATGCCGATAATGGCGCCTCTGGCCGATTTCGCTAACGTCAACCGCGATCTGGTCGTCACCGCTTATCAATCCGCGTCCGGTATCGTCAACCTGGTAACCCCGACTTCCGCCGTGGTAATGGGAGGGCTGGCTATCGCCCATGTTCCTTACGTCCGCTATCTGAAGTGGGTTGCTCCGCTGTTGGCGATATTAACCGTGGTGATCATGGCGGCGCTGAGCCTTGGGGCCCTGCTGTAA
- a CDS encoding arginine repressor, with the protein MMEYGEYSPKEQLQLAVCQRLISEKSYLSQEAIRRDLQYHGFDAISQSTVSRLLKLLGVIKIRNAKGQKIYALNPQLHPVPDAARTVSEMVVSVEHNSEFILIHTVAGYGRAVARILDYHQLPEILGVVAGSSIVWVAPREVKHTALVHKQINYLLRTH; encoded by the coding sequence ATGATGGAATATGGAGAGTATTCACCGAAAGAGCAGCTTCAATTAGCCGTTTGCCAGCGTCTGATTAGCGAAAAAAGCTACCTTTCGCAGGAAGCGATCCGTCGCGATTTGCAGTACCACGGTTTTGATGCTATTAGCCAGTCCACCGTGTCCCGCCTGTTGAAACTGCTCGGTGTGATAAAAATCCGCAACGCCAAAGGACAAAAAATTTATGCGCTGAATCCGCAGCTGCACCCGGTGCCGGACGCCGCCCGCACGGTCTCCGAAATGGTGGTCAGCGTCGAGCATAATAGCGAATTTATCCTTATTCACACCGTGGCCGGATATGGCCGCGCCGTGGCACGCATTCTGGATTATCACCAGTTGCCGGAAATCCTCGGCGTCGTGGCGGGGAGCAGCATTGTCTGGGTTGCGCCCAGAGAGGTAAAGCATACGGCGCTAGTGCATAAACAAATTAATTATCTACTTAGAACGCATTAA
- the mgtA gene encoding magnesium-translocating P-type ATPase produces the protein MLKNFTRQLFARLNRHLPRRLVQRDPLPGVQTVSHEDIPASMGERCLLLAAMEPTLLWETFASHPEGLTAQEVAQARETHGENLIPAQKPSPWWVHLWSCYRNPFNLLLTCLGVISYASEDLFAAGVIALMVAISTLLNFLQEARSTKAADALKAMVSNTATVLRVVNEKGENNWCEIPIDQLVPGDIVKLAAGDMIPADLRVLQARDLFVAQASLTGESLPVEKVAISRQTAQKNPLECDTLCFMGTNVVSGTAQAMVVGTGGNTWFGQLAGRVSEQESEPNAFQKGISRVSMLLIRFMLVMTPIVLLINGFTKGDWWEAALFALSVAVGLTPEMLPMIVTSTLARGAVKLSKQKVIVKHLDAIQNFGAMDILCTDKTGTLTQDKIVLETHTDISGKVSEWVLHSAWLNSHYQTGLKNLLDTAVLEGVDAEAAQTLSSEWRKVDEIPFDFERRRMSVVVAQQADVHQLICKGALTEILSVCSQVRFNGEIVPLDDTMLRRIERVTSTLNRQGLRVVAVATKYLPARTGDYQRVDESDLILEGYIAFLDPPKETTAPALKALKASGITVKILTGDSELVAAKVCHEVGLEVGDALTGSEIEHMSDDELAQMAKHITLFARLTPLHKERIVRLLKREGHVVGFMGDGINDAPALRAADIGISVDSAVDIAREAADIILLEKSLMVLEEGVIEGRRTFSNMLKYIKMTASSNFGNVFSVLVASAFLPFLPMLPLHLLIQNLLYDVSQVAIPFDNVDDEQIAKPQRWNPADLGRFMIFFGPISSIFDIVTFCVMWWVFKANVPEAQTLFQSGWFVVGLLSQTLIVHMIRTRRVPFIQSRAAWPLIAMTLMVICVGIALPFSPLASYLQLQALPLGYFPWLVAILAGYMTLTQWVKGFYSRRYGWQ, from the coding sequence ATGCTGAAAAACTTCACCCGGCAGCTCTTCGCTCGCCTGAACCGCCATTTACCGCGTCGCCTGGTACAGCGCGATCCGCTGCCTGGCGTACAGACCGTCAGCCACGAGGATATTCCCGCGTCGATGGGCGAACGCTGCCTGTTGCTTGCTGCGATGGAACCGACGCTGTTATGGGAAACTTTTGCCAGCCACCCGGAAGGGCTCACCGCGCAGGAAGTGGCGCAGGCGCGCGAGACGCACGGTGAAAACCTGATCCCGGCGCAGAAACCGTCACCGTGGTGGGTTCATCTGTGGAGCTGCTACCGCAACCCGTTCAACCTGCTGCTCACCTGCCTTGGGGTGATCTCCTATGCTTCGGAAGATCTGTTCGCCGCTGGCGTGATTGCGCTGATGGTGGCGATTTCCACCCTGCTCAACTTTCTGCAAGAAGCGCGTTCTACCAAAGCGGCGGATGCGCTGAAAGCGATGGTCAGCAACACCGCAACGGTGCTGCGGGTGGTGAATGAGAAGGGCGAGAATAACTGGTGCGAGATCCCGATCGATCAACTGGTGCCGGGCGATATCGTCAAGCTGGCGGCGGGCGACATGATCCCGGCGGATCTGCGCGTCTTGCAGGCGCGGGATCTGTTTGTGGCTCAGGCGTCGCTGACCGGTGAATCGCTGCCGGTAGAAAAAGTGGCGATCAGCCGCCAGACGGCGCAGAAAAACCCGCTTGAGTGCGACACGCTGTGCTTTATGGGCACCAATGTGGTGAGCGGAACCGCGCAGGCTATGGTGGTTGGCACGGGCGGCAACACCTGGTTCGGGCAACTGGCCGGGCGCGTCAGCGAGCAGGAAAGCGAACCGAACGCCTTTCAGAAAGGGATCAGCCGCGTCAGCATGCTGCTGATCCGCTTTATGCTGGTGATGACGCCGATCGTTTTGTTGATCAACGGTTTTACCAAAGGTGACTGGTGGGAAGCGGCGCTGTTTGCCCTCTCGGTTGCCGTTGGCCTGACCCCGGAAATGTTGCCGATGATCGTCACCTCAACGCTGGCACGCGGCGCGGTGAAACTGTCGAAACAGAAAGTGATCGTCAAACATCTGGATGCGATCCAGAACTTTGGCGCGATGGATATTCTGTGTACCGACAAAACCGGTACCCTGACGCAGGATAAGATCGTGCTGGAAACGCACACTGATATCAGCGGCAAAGTCAGCGAATGGGTGCTGCACAGCGCATGGCTGAACAGCCACTACCAGACCGGGCTGAAAAACCTGCTGGATACTGCCGTGCTGGAAGGCGTCGATGCGGAAGCGGCGCAGACGCTCTCTTCCGAGTGGCGCAAGGTGGATGAGATCCCGTTTGATTTTGAACGTCGCCGGATGTCGGTGGTGGTTGCCCAACAGGCGGATGTGCATCAACTGATATGCAAAGGCGCGCTGACGGAAATTCTCAGTGTGTGCTCGCAGGTCCGCTTTAATGGCGAGATTGTCCCGCTGGATGACACCATGCTGCGGCGCATCGAACGCGTCACCAGCACCCTGAACCGTCAGGGGCTGCGCGTGGTAGCGGTGGCGACCAAATACCTGCCTGCGCGCACGGGAGATTATCAGCGTGTGGATGAGTCGGATCTGATCCTCGAAGGCTACATTGCGTTCCTCGATCCGCCGAAAGAAACCACCGCTCCGGCGCTGAAAGCGCTGAAAGCCAGCGGCATCACCGTTAAGATCCTTACCGGCGACAGTGAACTGGTGGCGGCAAAAGTGTGTCATGAAGTCGGGCTGGAAGTGGGCGATGCGCTGACCGGCAGCGAAATCGAACATATGAGCGATGATGAGCTGGCACAGATGGCGAAACATATCACGCTGTTTGCCCGCCTGACGCCGCTGCACAAAGAGCGCATTGTTCGCTTGCTAAAACGCGAAGGGCATGTGGTCGGCTTTATGGGCGACGGCATTAACGATGCCCCGGCGCTGCGCGCGGCAGATATTGGTATTTCCGTGGATAGCGCGGTCGATATTGCCCGCGAAGCCGCCGATATCATCCTGCTGGAAAAGAGCCTGATGGTGCTGGAAGAAGGCGTTATTGAAGGGCGCCGAACCTTCTCCAACATGCTGAAATACATCAAAATGACGGCCAGTTCTAACTTCGGCAACGTCTTCAGCGTGCTGGTGGCGAGCGCCTTCCTGCCGTTTCTGCCGATGCTGCCATTGCACTTACTGATTCAGAACCTGCTGTACGATGTGTCACAGGTGGCGATCCCGTTTGATAACGTTGACGACGAACAAATTGCCAAACCGCAGCGCTGGAACCCGGCCGATCTCGGACGTTTTATGATCTTTTTCGGGCCGATCAGTTCGATCTTCGACATCGTGACCTTCTGCGTGATGTGGTGGGTATTCAAAGCCAATGTGCCGGAAGCGCAAACCCTGTTCCAGTCTGGCTGGTTTGTGGTTGGTTTACTGTCGCAAACGCTGATTGTACATATGATCCGTACCCGTCGCGTGCCGTTTATCCAGAGCCGCGCCGCATGGCCGCTGATTGCCATGACGCTGATGGTGATTTGCGTCGGCATTGCGTTGCCGTTCTCGCCGCTGGCGAGCTACCTGCAATTGCAGGCGCTGCCGCTGGGCTACTTCCCGTGGCTGGTGGCGATTCTGGCCGGTTACATGACGCTGACTCAGTGGGTGAAAGGCTTTTACAGCCGTCGCTATGGCTGGCAGTAA
- a CDS encoding pyrBI operon leader peptide, whose product MVQCVRQTVLPRLKKGAGLPFFFPVANPIPQPLY is encoded by the coding sequence ATGGTCCAGTGTGTACGACAAACTGTCTTACCGCGTCTGAAAAAGGGCGCTGGCCTGCCGTTTTTCTTTCCCGTTGCGAACCCTATTCCACAGCCCCTCTATTGA
- the argF gene encoding ornithine carbamoyltransferase: MSINLKNRNFLKLLDYTPAEIQYLIDLAIQLKADKKAGCEKKTLVGKNIALIFEKTSTRTRCAFEVGAFDQGAQVTYLGPSGSQIGHKESMKDTARVLGRMYDGIEYRGYGQQIVEELGLYAGVPVWNGLTNEFHPTQILADLMTMLEHAPGKRLSELRFAYLGDARNNMGNSLMVGAAKMGMDIRLVAPRSFWPEAALVAQCQAIARETGARIMLTEEVEEGVQGVDFLYTDVWVSMGEPKEAWSERVSLMKPYQVNSAVVKATGNPQVKFMHCLPAFHNEHTKVGGEIEMAYGLKGLEVTEEVFESPNSIVFDEAENRMHTIKAVMVATLGD; the protein is encoded by the coding sequence ATGAGTATCAATTTGAAAAATCGCAACTTTCTCAAACTGCTCGATTACACACCGGCGGAAATCCAGTACCTGATCGATCTTGCTATCCAGTTGAAAGCGGACAAAAAAGCGGGCTGTGAGAAAAAGACGCTGGTTGGCAAAAACATCGCGCTGATTTTTGAAAAAACCTCCACCCGCACCCGCTGCGCGTTTGAAGTAGGCGCTTTCGATCAGGGCGCGCAGGTGACCTATCTCGGGCCGAGCGGTTCGCAGATCGGTCATAAAGAGTCGATGAAAGACACAGCCCGCGTGCTGGGACGCATGTATGACGGCATCGAATATCGCGGTTATGGCCAGCAAATTGTGGAAGAGCTGGGTCTGTATGCCGGTGTTCCCGTATGGAACGGGCTGACCAACGAGTTTCACCCGACGCAGATCCTTGCCGATCTGATGACCATGCTCGAACACGCACCGGGCAAACGCCTGTCGGAACTGCGTTTTGCCTACCTCGGCGATGCGCGCAACAACATGGGTAACTCGCTGATGGTCGGCGCGGCCAAGATGGGCATGGATATCCGGCTGGTCGCGCCGAGGTCGTTCTGGCCGGAAGCCGCACTGGTTGCGCAATGCCAGGCCATCGCCCGTGAAACCGGCGCGCGCATCATGCTCACCGAAGAGGTGGAAGAAGGCGTGCAGGGCGTGGATTTCCTCTACACCGATGTGTGGGTGTCGATGGGCGAACCGAAAGAGGCCTGGTCCGAGCGCGTCAGCCTGATGAAACCCTATCAGGTCAATAGCGCGGTGGTAAAAGCCACCGGCAATCCACAGGTGAAATTTATGCACTGTCTGCCCGCATTCCATAACGAGCACACCAAAGTGGGCGGCGAGATCGAAATGGCTTACGGCCTGAAAGGGCTGGAAGTCACGGAAGAGGTTTTCGAATCGCCGAACTCCATCGTCTTTGACGAAGCTGAAAACCGGATGCACACCATCAAAGCGGTTATGGTGGCGACACTCGGCGACTAA